A genomic window from Xenorhabdus cabanillasii includes:
- the rcsD gene encoding phosphotransferase RcsD: MYKQASIKPSVVPRFYALFIILLFTSLFLFGYNYFDSWLTEKKYAISSVTAKMRLQIQDYRYHAGRIFEQSNIQPSSSQEIASSLELRPNIYWLENHNKNIDAIIFGRYNDSSVQLAQRLSNYLEILWGSRSEYESMYYLNGKDNNLLLVTTHPILKPEIRFKESYLTLTSDIKRSEMLAQSITLDEKESISSIHVLRGENVYYYTYKAVFNLPGQLTTVIAFDLPINNLLSVDMLPANFRLYPNNEYDLEKTDKVDVSLIGFWLEFSQPLKIMQYKLVYQVPLKALIVDFLIRNIWLLLSILLFLLFSFSGLLYIRRRYITPNASMDQELKIKDSLRNDIISNISTGLLVYDFMSNRLISSNKIAEKLMPYLDLSKVKIMAEQHNGVIQTSIEDEVYEVKMYSSSLLPETYLFLLQDRDQEVMVSKRLQLAQREYDKNVYARRSMLQNINSEIKKPIQELSDIAIQLKNISQDENKYGLLDKLLRKSEFITEWVENISLLSELESGDWQPANEVFSLSSQLENLLKLSLPTLNSKGLRIYYHFNISYESVFSGDRIALNKIVLLLLNYAITTTSYGKISLSVNSSDKHDNYIQIDLIDSGSGLSNKDLASLNYPFLNKLAEDKYYTNSGLVFYLCNQLCKKMEGSFEIKSKQGLGAHYIVSLPLPQYGEHVEPPQLLEGVIALIDISNPEIKKIIRNHLDNYGAIYFDNSTESVTEEYDIILTDKQYKVEKPTILLVGNLIGFKKMRPSLVQCNYNFAGAVINAISLLIEEDFSLVESEEVYGSPKQECDLVENVDSNICNTLKSYQTQLVDSNYKKLFVETVPMDITKLYTDMEQYDLISLSQTVHRLKGAFAMLDFKLLKSSCEALEQHIADNNEVEIKSSISRIDSFVTKLLQPR, translated from the coding sequence ATGTATAAACAAGCATCTATTAAACCATCTGTTGTTCCCCGATTTTACGCGCTGTTTATTATTTTGCTTTTTACGTCTCTATTTTTATTCGGGTATAACTATTTTGATAGTTGGTTGACGGAGAAAAAATATGCTATCAGTAGTGTAACGGCCAAGATGCGATTGCAGATCCAAGATTATCGCTATCATGCTGGTCGTATCTTCGAACAGTCTAATATTCAGCCATCCTCCTCACAGGAGATTGCATCATCATTAGAATTGCGTCCCAATATTTATTGGCTGGAAAATCATAACAAAAATATCGATGCAATTATTTTTGGTCGTTACAACGATTCAAGTGTTCAACTGGCTCAGAGGCTATCTAACTATCTTGAAATTCTTTGGGGATCACGTAGTGAATATGAATCCATGTATTATCTCAATGGCAAGGATAACAACTTACTATTGGTGACTACACATCCTATTTTAAAACCGGAAATCAGGTTCAAAGAAAGTTATCTGACTCTAACTTCTGACATTAAGCGTTCTGAAATGTTGGCACAATCAATAACATTGGATGAAAAGGAAAGTATTTCATCCATTCACGTATTACGTGGTGAGAATGTTTATTACTATACTTATAAAGCTGTGTTCAATTTACCAGGGCAATTAACTACGGTTATTGCCTTTGATTTACCTATTAATAATCTTTTGTCGGTTGATATGTTGCCAGCAAATTTTCGGTTGTATCCGAATAACGAATATGATCTTGAGAAGACGGATAAAGTTGATGTCTCGTTAATCGGTTTTTGGCTGGAGTTTTCTCAACCACTTAAGATTATGCAGTATAAATTGGTATATCAGGTTCCTTTAAAAGCACTTATTGTGGATTTCTTGATCAGAAATATCTGGTTATTGCTCTCGATATTGCTTTTTTTACTATTTTCATTCAGTGGATTACTTTATATCCGTCGTCGATATATCACTCCTAATGCATCAATGGATCAAGAGCTAAAAATCAAAGATTCTCTGAGGAATGATATTATTTCTAATATTTCTACCGGATTATTGGTTTATGACTTTATGTCAAATCGGTTGATCAGTAGTAATAAGATTGCAGAGAAACTGATGCCTTATCTTGATTTGAGTAAAGTTAAGATCATGGCAGAACAACATAATGGCGTTATTCAGACATCCATTGAGGATGAAGTTTATGAAGTAAAAATGTATAGCAGTAGTTTATTACCAGAGACTTATCTATTCTTATTGCAGGATAGAGATCAAGAAGTGATGGTTAGTAAGCGATTACAACTTGCTCAACGAGAATATGATAAAAATGTGTATGCCAGACGTTCAATGTTACAGAATATTAATTCTGAAATAAAAAAGCCGATTCAGGAGTTGAGTGATATAGCTATCCAATTGAAAAATATATCACAAGATGAAAATAAGTATGGCTTGCTGGATAAATTACTGCGTAAATCAGAATTCATTACAGAGTGGGTTGAAAATATTTCTTTACTCAGCGAGTTAGAGTCTGGTGATTGGCAACCAGCTAATGAAGTATTTTCTTTATCTTCACAATTGGAGAATTTATTGAAATTATCTCTGCCAACACTAAATTCTAAAGGATTGAGGATTTATTATCATTTTAATATTTCTTATGAGTCGGTATTTTCTGGCGACAGAATAGCATTAAATAAAATCGTTTTGCTGTTATTAAATTATGCTATCACAACAACCAGTTATGGTAAAATATCCCTCAGTGTCAATAGCTCTGATAAACATGACAATTATATACAGATTGATTTGATTGACAGTGGTTCAGGTCTTAGTAATAAAGATCTTGCCAGCTTAAATTATCCTTTCTTGAATAAATTAGCAGAAGACAAATATTATACAAATTCTGGATTGGTTTTTTATTTATGTAACCAATTGTGCAAAAAAATGGAGGGGAGTTTTGAAATTAAAAGTAAGCAGGGATTGGGAGCCCATTATATTGTTAGTTTACCTCTTCCTCAATACGGTGAACATGTTGAACCCCCTCAGCTATTGGAAGGTGTTATAGCACTAATCGATATCAGTAATCCCGAAATTAAAAAAATAATCCGTAATCATCTTGATAATTATGGAGCAATATATTTTGACAATAGTACGGAGAGTGTTACGGAAGAATACGATATCATTCTTACTGATAAACAGTACAAAGTAGAAAAGCCAACTATATTATTAGTAGGTAATTTGATAGGGTTTAAGAAGATGAGACCTAGTTTGGTTCAGTGTAATTACAACTTTGCTGGTGCTGTTATCAATGCGATATCGTTACTGATTGAAGAAGATTTCAGTTTAGTTGAATCCGAAGAGGTTTACGGGAGTCCGAAACAAGAATGTGATCTTGTTGAGAATGTCGATAGTAATATTTGTAATACCCTCAAAAGTTATCAAACACAGTTAGTAGACAGTAATTATAAGAAATTATTTGTAGAGACAGTACCGATGGATATTACTAAACTGTATACTGATATGGAACAATATGATTTGATATCACTTTCGCAAACGGTACACCGCCTTAAGGGTGCGTTTGCTATGTTAGACTTTAAATTGCTCAAATCATCATGTGAGGCGTTGGAACAACACATAGCAGACAATAATGAAGTAGAAATCAAAAGTAGCATCAGCCGTATTGATTCCTTTGTCACAAAGCTGTTGCAGCCAAGGTAA
- a CDS encoding YfaZ family outer membrane protein, giving the protein MKGFIAVSAASLLFVAGTANAISVNVEAGKHYTSTSAGIGDKNAGLSLNGNWTRSDHNGQLGSLGAAFALPIGPITASVGGKALYLSPKVGKDGAALAGGVGLSWEVMPSLSLYGEAYGAPSGLTSGIDSYTEAAGGVRYTLFKPITINAGYRIIDLKGKNGNRNNKVSDGFYIGVGASF; this is encoded by the coding sequence ATGAAAGGTTTTATTGCTGTCAGTGCAGCCAGCTTGCTCTTTGTGGCAGGTACTGCAAATGCAATTTCTGTGAATGTAGAAGCAGGAAAACACTATACTAGCACGTCTGCGGGGATTGGTGATAAAAATGCGGGATTGTCCCTCAATGGAAATTGGACTCGCAGTGATCATAATGGCCAGCTAGGGAGCCTGGGGGCTGCTTTTGCTTTGCCGATTGGCCCGATAACAGCAAGTGTTGGTGGTAAGGCTCTCTACTTGTCACCCAAAGTGGGGAAAGATGGTGCTGCATTGGCTGGTGGTGTTGGCCTCAGTTGGGAAGTAATGCCTTCTTTGTCATTATACGGTGAGGCCTATGGTGCTCCATCGGGTTTAACTTCTGGCATTGATTCTTATACTGAGGCAGCAGGCGGAGTTCGTTATACTCTCTTTAAACCAATAACCATTAATGCTGGTTATCGGATTATTGATTTAAAAGGAAAAAATGGAAATCGCAACAATAAAGTGTCAGACGGTTTTTACATCGGAGTGGGTGCGAGTTTCTAA
- the rcsC gene encoding two-component system sensor histidine kinase RcsC — MRYLSSFRTSLKISRYLFRVLGFMLWALGALLTIFYLTNLFNKATSDIRQEYNSDYDIMFSYVRETTNTLHDLQYMTEKYLSQENKKTLTINPPYNNSQFLYTPLNMNSNCELLRKEPYNYLHALNNLIFFWKDNVVMPQGVNQIFLADVQSMCMVNFPIRGAITEPDTLKKMVYENYRQLVFAQQQGKEQNVYWLSVGTTPDNGSFYILSPIYSNGKMVAMIGVEQPIRLETFLQRPDTDATLTLLNQHNKPVLHYPLRKDSKAYPVDHNIQIPYFGYNEDYSHLVLKRRLAPSSFSVIYALPVKNIFDGFKIKIINSLILNIISAILIISFVWLFERKMFSPAENNALRLEEHEQFNHKIVASAPVGISILRISDGANILSNELAHNYTRMLTLEDQKRIIDIICDKTSSYIDIVTSNNNHLQISFVHSRYRNEEVAICVLVDISTRAKMEKSLQEMASAAEQANQAKSMFLATVSHELRTPLYGIIGNLELLQSYPLASEAARLLSTMNNSSSLLLKIISDILDFSKIESNQLKIDVKEFSCKEVISHVISNYLPLITKKNLGFYCYINPDVPDYINNDPVRLQQIISNLLNNAIKFTETGCIVISITVRHGYLYISIKDTGLGIEHKLQEQLFEPFFQTSANKENASQGTGLGLAICEKLINLMDGDIEFISQQYIGSIFSIRLPLYNAKYDKEKYHANTFSPNHTQQKIILAVRNDYLEEYLYNLLTRAHFQITSYNESQIDGTEFLISDQPIELDIAVRYFIEISENHIGSPEKTQSNYWLHNTYQISDFIYFIDDLLSNNDHTLQSPVSTNSIKTDDRLNSIKILVVDDHPINRHLLVEQLNSLGFKTEMANDGIDAIEHLENNTTDIILTDVNMPNMDGYEFTKYLRNKGYNKPIIGVTANAMAEERQRCADVGMDYCLLKPVSLTKLKDTLIKYLPERYQAVVHQQRKESLKA; from the coding sequence TTGAGATATCTATCTTCATTCCGAACATCACTAAAGATATCCCGCTACCTTTTTCGGGTGCTTGGTTTTATGTTATGGGCATTAGGTGCCTTATTAACCATTTTTTATCTGACAAATCTTTTTAATAAAGCGACATCAGACATCCGTCAAGAATATAATTCTGACTACGATATAATGTTCTCTTATGTGCGAGAAACTACTAATACCTTACACGACCTTCAATATATGACAGAGAAATATTTATCACAAGAGAATAAAAAAACTCTGACTATTAACCCACCATATAATAACTCACAATTTTTGTATACTCCTCTGAATATGAACTCAAATTGTGAACTATTACGTAAAGAACCTTATAATTATTTACATGCCTTAAATAATCTGATCTTTTTCTGGAAAGATAATGTTGTGATGCCACAGGGAGTAAATCAAATTTTTTTGGCAGACGTTCAAAGCATGTGTATGGTGAATTTTCCAATTCGTGGGGCAATAACAGAGCCTGATACGCTGAAAAAGATGGTCTATGAAAATTACCGCCAGTTAGTATTCGCGCAGCAACAGGGAAAAGAACAGAATGTCTATTGGCTTTCGGTGGGTACAACTCCAGACAATGGTAGCTTTTATATTCTTTCCCCTATTTATAGCAATGGAAAAATGGTCGCAATGATAGGTGTCGAACAACCTATCAGGCTGGAAACCTTTTTACAAAGACCTGATACAGATGCAACGCTAACGTTACTTAATCAGCACAATAAGCCTGTGTTACATTATCCTTTAAGAAAGGATAGTAAAGCTTATCCCGTAGATCATAATATACAGATCCCTTACTTTGGCTATAATGAAGATTATAGCCACTTAGTGTTAAAGCGGCGTTTGGCTCCATCATCATTCAGTGTCATATATGCCTTGCCTGTAAAAAATATTTTTGATGGTTTCAAGATAAAAATCATTAACAGTCTCATCTTAAATATTATTTCTGCAATTCTGATCATTTCTTTCGTTTGGCTGTTCGAACGTAAAATGTTTTCCCCTGCTGAAAATAATGCTCTTCGCCTTGAAGAACACGAACAATTCAATCATAAAATCGTTGCCTCTGCTCCTGTCGGCATTAGTATTTTACGGATCAGTGATGGTGCTAATATACTGAGTAATGAACTTGCACATAACTATACTCGAATGCTGACGCTGGAAGATCAAAAACGTATCATTGATATCATTTGTGATAAAACCAGCAGCTATATTGATATTGTTACTAGTAATAATAATCATCTACAAATTAGCTTCGTACATTCACGTTATCGCAATGAGGAAGTAGCAATCTGTGTTCTGGTTGATATCAGTACCCGAGCTAAAATGGAGAAATCATTACAAGAGATGGCTTCAGCCGCAGAACAAGCTAATCAGGCGAAATCAATGTTTCTGGCAACCGTCAGCCATGAATTGAGAACACCACTATATGGCATCATTGGAAATCTGGAATTATTGCAATCTTATCCATTAGCATCAGAGGCTGCGCGGTTATTATCAACAATGAATAACTCATCATCACTATTGTTGAAAATCATTAGCGATATTCTCGATTTTTCCAAAATAGAATCTAACCAACTTAAAATTGATGTTAAAGAATTTAGCTGTAAAGAAGTCATATCGCATGTAATCTCAAACTATCTTCCTCTTATAACAAAAAAAAATCTGGGATTCTACTGTTACATCAACCCAGATGTTCCTGACTATATAAATAACGATCCGGTAAGATTACAACAAATTATTTCTAATCTACTAAATAATGCCATTAAATTTACAGAGACTGGCTGTATTGTCATATCCATTACAGTGAGACATGGCTACCTGTATATCAGTATTAAAGATACAGGATTAGGAATCGAGCATAAATTACAAGAGCAACTTTTTGAACCATTTTTTCAGACCAGTGCCAATAAAGAGAATGCATCACAAGGTACAGGGTTGGGCTTAGCGATTTGTGAAAAACTAATCAATCTGATGGATGGTGATATTGAATTTATATCACAACAATATATTGGTAGCATTTTTTCTATCCGGCTTCCTCTATATAATGCAAAATATGATAAGGAAAAATATCATGCTAACACATTTTCTCCAAACCATACTCAACAGAAAATTATATTGGCTGTTCGTAATGATTATTTAGAAGAATATCTATATAATCTTTTGACAAGAGCACATTTTCAAATTACTTCGTATAATGAAAGTCAAATCGACGGTACTGAATTTTTAATCAGTGACCAGCCTATTGAACTGGATATTGCCGTTCGTTATTTTATTGAAATATCAGAAAACCATATTGGCTCACCAGAAAAAACTCAAAGTAATTACTGGTTACATAACACTTATCAAATCAGTGATTTTATTTATTTCATTGATGATTTGTTATCCAATAATGATCATACTCTCCAATCCCCTGTTTCAACAAACTCTATCAAAACAGATGATAGATTAAATTCAATTAAAATCTTAGTTGTTGATGATCATCCCATCAATCGTCATTTATTGGTCGAACAATTAAATTCGCTAGGATTCAAGACAGAAATGGCCAACGATGGTATTGATGCTATTGAACATCTGGAAAATAATACAACTGATATTATTCTGACAGATGTTAATATGCCAAATATGGATGGGTATGAATTCACAAAATACTTAAGAAATAAAGGGTATAATAAACCGATTATTGGTGTCACAGCTAATGCAATGGCAGAAGAAAGACAACGTTGTGCCGATGTCGGCATGGATTATTGTCTATTGAAACCTGTATCACTAACAAAACTGAAAGATACATTAATAAAATATTTACCTGAAAGATATCAGGCTGTAGTTCATCAACAAAGAAAAGAATCTCTAAAAGCATAA
- the tyrP gene encoding tyrosine transporter TyrP: protein MLAMPLAAAGVGFGTILAMLIILWALMSYTALLLVEVYQYNQANTGLGTIAKRYLGIGGQVLTGFSMLFLMYALTTAYISGAGELLAVSLSAWMDKTITVSTGIIVFTIVAGGVVCISTQSVDVINRLLFTAKIVFLVVVLGVMMPHVDKINLISMPMEKGLVLSAIPVIFTSFGFHGSVPSIVSYMKGDTNKLRKIFIIGSAIPLGAYILWQLVTLGAISSSTFVGILAQQSGLNGLLQAVREVVASPKVELAVHLFADLALATSFLGVSLGLFDYLADLLKRRNHAKGRLQTGLMTFTPPMLCALFYPNFVMALTFAAVALSILALLLPCLLVWRSREENQGGYRVKGGNPALILVFLCGLAVIAIQIGIVTGMLPEVG from the coding sequence ATGCTGGCAATGCCATTGGCTGCGGCAGGTGTAGGTTTTGGAACAATACTAGCCATGTTAATCATTTTATGGGCATTGATGAGTTACACTGCACTTCTGCTGGTAGAAGTTTATCAATATAATCAAGCCAATACAGGCTTGGGCACCATTGCCAAACGCTATCTGGGGATCGGCGGACAAGTGTTAACGGGTTTCAGTATGCTATTTCTGATGTATGCCCTGACAACAGCCTATATCAGTGGTGCAGGTGAATTACTGGCTGTCAGTCTTTCCGCCTGGATGGATAAAACAATTACTGTCTCTACCGGGATCATTGTGTTTACGATAGTTGCCGGAGGTGTAGTCTGTATCAGCACGCAATCCGTTGATGTAATTAATCGCCTGCTGTTTACCGCCAAAATCGTTTTTCTGGTAGTCGTACTCGGTGTGATGATGCCTCATGTTGATAAAATCAACTTGATATCTATGCCAATGGAAAAAGGGCTTGTACTATCTGCTATTCCGGTGATTTTTACTTCGTTCGGGTTTCACGGCAGTGTGCCAAGTATTGTTTCCTATATGAAAGGAGATACAAATAAGCTACGGAAGATATTTATTATCGGTAGTGCTATTCCGTTGGGCGCTTACATCCTGTGGCAACTGGTTACTCTTGGAGCTATTTCTTCCAGCACCTTTGTCGGTATTCTTGCACAGCAATCTGGTTTGAACGGTTTACTGCAAGCAGTCAGAGAAGTTGTTGCTTCACCAAAAGTAGAACTTGCTGTCCACCTGTTTGCTGACCTTGCACTGGCGACATCATTCCTTGGGGTTTCACTCGGTCTGTTTGATTATCTTGCTGACCTGCTAAAACGCCGTAACCACGCCAAAGGACGTTTGCAAACTGGTTTGATGACTTTTACTCCCCCCATGCTTTGCGCCCTGTTTTACCCTAACTTTGTTATGGCGCTGACATTCGCTGCTGTTGCTCTGTCTATTCTGGCTCTGTTACTTCCCTGCCTGCTGGTTTGGCGCAGCCGTGAAGAAAATCAGGGTGGATATCGTGTTAAAGGTGGCAACCCCGCATTGATATTGGTTTTCCTTTGTGGCCTGGCTGTAATTGCCATTCAGATTGGAATTGTCACAGGTATGCTGCCAGAAGTAGGGTAA
- the rcsB gene encoding response regulator transcription factor RcsB: MNNLNVIIADDHPIVLFGIRKSLEQIEWINVVGEFENSTTLINSLPHIEADVLITDLSMPGDKYGDGITLIKYIKRHYPTLAIIVLTMNNNPAILSAVLELDIEGIVLKQGAPTDLPKALTALQKGKKFTPESVSKLLEKVNANGYGDKRLSPKESEVLRLFAEGLLVTDIAKKLNRSIKTISSQKKSAMIKLGVDNDIALLNYLSSVTIDNDVIK; encoded by the coding sequence ATGAATAACCTTAATGTTATTATTGCTGATGACCATCCCATTGTTTTATTTGGCATCCGCAAGTCACTTGAACAAATTGAGTGGATTAATGTTGTCGGTGAGTTTGAAAATTCGACTACACTGATTAATAGTTTGCCACATATAGAAGCAGATGTTCTCATAACGGATTTGTCAATGCCTGGTGACAAATATGGTGATGGTATCACCCTGATAAAATATATTAAACGCCATTATCCGACACTGGCTATCATCGTTCTTACGATGAACAATAATCCAGCTATTTTAAGTGCAGTACTTGAACTTGATATTGAGGGGATTGTGTTAAAGCAGGGAGCACCAACAGATTTACCTAAGGCACTTACTGCACTGCAAAAAGGGAAGAAATTTACACCTGAAAGTGTTTCTAAATTGTTGGAGAAAGTTAATGCTAACGGTTATGGAGATAAACGTTTATCTCCGAAAGAGAGTGAAGTATTGCGTTTATTTGCTGAAGGTCTTCTCGTTACAGATATTGCTAAGAAGCTTAATCGCAGTATAAAAACCATTAGTAGCCAGAAAAAATCAGCGATGATCAAACTGGGAGTTGATAACGATATTGCATTACTTAATTATTTATCTTCAGTCACTATTGATAATGATGTGATTAAATAA
- the gyrA gene encoding DNA topoisomerase (ATP-hydrolyzing) subunit A yields MSDIAREITPVNIEEELKSSYLDYAMSVIVGRALPDVRDGLKPVHRRVLFAMHVLGNDWNKPYKKSARVVGDVIGKYHPHGDTAVYDTIVRLAQPFSMRYMLVDGQGNFGSVDGDSAAAMRYTEVRMAKVAHELLADLEKETVDFVPNYDGTEQIPDVMPTRIPNLLVNGSSGIAVGMATNIPPHNISEVIDGCLAYIDDENISIEGLMEYIPGPDFPTAAIINGRRGIQEAYRTGRGKIYIRARAEIETDEKNGRETIIVSEIPYQVNKARLIEKIAELVKEKRIEGISALRDESDKDGMRIVIEVKRDAVGEVVLNNLYSLTQLQVSFGINMVALHQGQPKLLNLKDILSAFVSHRREVVTRRTIFELRKARDRAHILEALAIALANVDPVIELIRQALTPAEAKASLISQAWELGNVAAMLAQAGDNAARPEWLEPEFGIHDGKYYLTEQQAQAILDLRLQKLTGLEHEKLLDEYRELLKVIAELLFILESPERLLEVIREELIAIKEQYKDKRRTELTENSADINIEDLINQEDVVVTLSHQGYVKYQPLSDYEAQRRGGKGKSAARIKEEDFIERLLVANTHDTILCFSNKGKMYWLKVYQLPEASRGARGRPIVNLLPLEQDERITAILPVREYEEGLNIFMATASGVVKKTKLSEFSRPRSAGIIAVNLNEGDELIGVDLTDGSNEVMLFSAQGKVVRFLEEEEEALEDGTVRVKGVRAMGRTATGVRGIKLAEGDKVVSLIIPRGEGQILTVTENGYGKRTAQKEYPTKSRATQGVISIKVSERNGNVIGAIQVEPTDQIMMITDAGTLVRTRVSEVSTVGRNTQGVTLIRTADDEKVVGLQRVAEPDDEEDGNTAASSADEGSNESESQE; encoded by the coding sequence ATGAGCGACATTGCCAGAGAAATCACCCCGGTCAATATCGAAGAAGAGCTGAAAAGCTCATATCTGGATTATGCGATGTCCGTTATTGTTGGACGCGCACTGCCAGATGTTCGAGATGGACTGAAGCCAGTACATCGCCGTGTACTTTTTGCGATGCATGTATTAGGAAACGATTGGAATAAACCCTATAAAAAATCTGCCCGCGTTGTTGGGGATGTGATTGGTAAATACCATCCACATGGCGACACCGCTGTTTATGACACGATTGTACGTCTGGCACAGCCATTCTCCATGCGTTACATGCTGGTTGACGGCCAGGGGAACTTCGGGTCAGTTGATGGCGATTCTGCGGCTGCGATGCGTTATACCGAAGTACGCATGGCAAAAGTAGCCCATGAATTGCTGGCAGACTTAGAAAAAGAAACTGTCGATTTTGTGCCTAACTACGATGGTACAGAGCAAATTCCCGATGTAATGCCAACCCGTATTCCTAACTTACTTGTGAACGGTTCATCAGGGATAGCGGTCGGTATGGCGACTAACATCCCACCTCATAATATATCTGAGGTGATTGATGGCTGTCTGGCCTATATTGATGATGAAAACATCAGTATTGAAGGCCTAATGGAATATATCCCGGGGCCTGATTTCCCAACAGCGGCCATTATTAATGGACGTCGTGGTATTCAGGAAGCCTACCGTACCGGCCGCGGTAAAATTTATATCCGTGCCCGTGCAGAAATAGAGACTGATGAAAAAAATGGCCGTGAAACCATTATCGTCAGTGAAATCCCTTATCAAGTAAATAAAGCCCGCCTGATCGAGAAAATCGCTGAACTGGTGAAGGAAAAGCGTATTGAAGGGATCAGTGCATTACGTGACGAATCTGATAAAGATGGTATGCGTATCGTTATTGAAGTGAAACGCGATGCTGTCGGTGAGGTTGTCCTGAATAACTTGTATTCACTCACCCAGTTGCAGGTTTCATTCGGTATCAATATGGTTGCCCTACATCAAGGACAACCTAAGCTACTTAACCTGAAAGATATTCTTTCTGCATTTGTCAGCCACCGCCGCGAAGTTGTCACTCGCAGAACAATTTTTGAACTGCGCAAAGCTCGTGACCGCGCTCATATCCTTGAGGCACTGGCTATTGCACTGGCGAATGTCGATCCTGTGATCGAACTGATCCGCCAGGCTCTAACGCCTGCTGAAGCTAAAGCAAGCCTCATTTCTCAAGCATGGGAATTAGGCAATGTTGCAGCAATGCTGGCACAGGCTGGTGATAATGCTGCACGTCCTGAATGGCTGGAACCAGAATTTGGTATTCATGACGGTAAGTATTACCTGACCGAACAGCAGGCACAGGCCATTTTGGATCTGCGTTTACAGAAATTAACAGGGCTGGAGCATGAAAAACTGCTCGATGAATATCGTGAACTGTTGAAAGTCATTGCTGAACTGTTGTTCATCCTGGAAAGCCCGGAACGTTTGCTGGAAGTTATTCGGGAAGAGTTAATTGCTATCAAAGAGCAGTACAAAGATAAACGTCGTACTGAATTGACTGAAAATTCCGCAGATATCAATATTGAAGACCTGATCAATCAGGAAGATGTTGTGGTAACACTATCCCATCAGGGTTACGTGAAATACCAACCTTTATCTGATTACGAAGCACAACGCCGTGGCGGTAAAGGTAAATCAGCAGCGCGTATCAAAGAAGAAGATTTCATTGAACGTCTGTTGGTAGCCAATACCCACGACACTATTCTTTGCTTCTCCAACAAAGGCAAGATGTACTGGCTGAAAGTTTATCAACTGCCAGAAGCAAGCCGTGGTGCCCGTGGCCGACCTATAGTTAACCTGCTGCCATTAGAACAAGACGAACGTATTACGGCCATTCTGCCTGTTCGTGAATATGAAGAAGGATTGAACATATTTATGGCGACAGCAAGTGGGGTCGTCAAGAAGACTAAACTCAGCGAGTTCAGTCGTCCGCGTAGTGCCGGTATCATTGCAGTTAATCTGAATGAGGGAGATGAGCTGATCGGCGTTGACCTCACTGATGGCAGCAACGAAGTTATGCTATTCTCTGCACAGGGCAAGGTTGTACGCTTCCTTGAAGAGGAAGAGGAGGCACTGGAAGATGGGACGGTTCGAGTGAAAGGCGTTCGCGCTATGGGGCGTACTGCAACCGGAGTCCGTGGTATCAAACTGGCGGAAGGAGATAAAGTTGTTTCCTTGATCATTCCTCGTGGCGAAGGTCAAATCCTGACAGTCACTGAAAATGGTTATGGAAAACGTACTGCCCAGAAAGAATACCCAACGAAGTCTCGTGCAACCCAAGGCGTTATCTCCATCAAAGTCAGTGAACGTAACGGTAACGTGATTGGTGCAATTCAGGTTGAACCAACTGACCAGATCATGATGATTACTGATGCGGGAACACTGGTTCGTACTCGTGTTTCTGAAGTCAGTACTGTCGGACGTAATACTCAAGGGGTCACCTTGATCCGCACGGCAGATGATGAAAAAGTCGTGGGTTTGCAGCGTGTTGCTGAACCTGATGATGAAGAGGATGGCAATACAGCAGCCTCTTCCGCTGATGAAGGAAGTAATGAATCAGAAAGTCAGGAATAA